The sequence ATTTTAAAGCCATCTAAATCAATTAATAATAGGCAAATGGATTTTACTGATTTTCTGCGTAATAAGCTTAGTGATAATTTTAATTGCTCATTTAAACGGTTGCGGTTGCCTAGCGAGGTGAGCGGATCATTTAATGCGTCTCTGATTAATTTATGATGTTGGTTTTCTATTTCATCAAGTAACTCATTAACAGAGAGCGCAAGAAAATCTATTTCATCAATACCTGAATGTGGCAGGCGTCCGTCCGAGAAATCTCCCAAACGAATTCTATGCAGTTTCTGGCTGTATAACGTAATACGTTTAATTACTAAATAACCCAGGCCAAGCATGACCAGAACTAAAGATATAGCCCACACGGAAATTAAATTAATGAGTAGCAGGATATATGCAAATTGTCCTTCTTTATATAAGGGGCGTGTGCTGTCTATGCTGATAGTAAATGGGATAGCATCTTTAGTTAACCGTGTTGCACTGTATCTTTGATGGTCAAATATGATGTTTTCTCCACTGCCGTTTGGCGGCAGGATTTTAAACGGGGTCCGGCTAAGTTCCTGCATATGAGCCAGCCTGCTGGCATTAATATGCCTGCCCATAATACTCATGCCTACTGGTGGGCCGCTGCCATTGCTTTTTATAATAGGTGCAAATGCCATAATAAAAGCTTGATTATTTATAAAGTATATTGCTGATCGTGATTTGTTAACCGCCATTTCTTTCTTGAGATTTAATTTTTTTAAAAGCGTGTTGGTTGCATTGCTGCCTGAGTTAATGATTGATTGCCCAGGGGGAAGACCGAGAAAATCACTAAGAATTGCGCTAAGCGCAACTTTTCCATCGGGGTGAATTAATAATATGAAATCATTTCCCATGTTGCTGATTGCTTCATATGTGTAATTCGAAGTAATATAATTTGTATTGCCATTGCCCATAAAAGTATAGGTATCATCCCAGACGGAATAATCATTCACAAATTTTTTATGGGTGATTAATTGCTCGTTGATCAATAAATTAGCGACATCTAAGTCGCTGCGAATGCTTCTTTTTTCAAATTGCGTAAATTTTTCAGAGAGTATCTGGTAGGAAAAATACGAGCCAAAGCCAACGGCCACTAATAGCGAGATGCCGAGAAGGCGTAAGACTTTGATTTTTAGTTTGCTAATCAAAAGGAAAATCCTCGTACAGGGCCTATGTCAGCATAGTTCCTGGGTGTGGATTTTGCTGTGAGTTACCACTGTTTATCTATCTAAACAAGAACTTGGCGGGTTTCTTTGAAAAATTGATAAATCTGTTGTTCTATCGCCTTATCAATCATCATTTCTGGCTGTTTGCCATGAGGGCAGGCAAGGGCTGGGGTTGTGCCAAACAGTCTGCAAATTAACGGGCGTTCTAAATAGACTGTGCAACCTTTATCGGCGAGGTGCGGGCAGCTTAGGTTTTCTAGTGCATGGGTTTGTTCTGCCACACTTTTACGCGGCAGGCGGGCCATTTCTTCGCTGGATGTCGTGACAGGGCCGCAGCAATCGTGGCAATCGGGCAGGCATTCGAATGAGGGAATTTTTTGGCGGAAAAAAACGGATTTTTTGGCTATTCATCGGGGTGCCACGGTGTATTGAGGGGAAGGGCAAGCTATTTTATGACACTTGGTTTTTTATCTTGTAAAAGCCTTGTTATGATAACTTTTTGCGATGTTTCTTTATGTTTTTACTTGAAATTGACCATAAAGGCATCATATCTGCCTCTAACCTACGCGCTTAGCGCTTTTTTATGATGCCTGAAGTGGCGTCATCTTTTTTGGAGTTTTAGATATGGTACAAGCGACAGCAAGCCACCTTTTAGTTAGCAGCGAAGCCAAATGCGAAGAATTAAAACAAGAAATTCTGGCCGGTGCTGATTTTGCTGCCGTCGCTAAAAAGCACTCAAGCTGCCCTTCATCTGCTCAAGGCGGTGATCTGGGCTCGTTTGGTCCAGGCATGATGGTGCCAGAATTTGATAAAGTGGTTTTCAGTGCGCCATTGAACGAAGTGCAAGGCCCGGTAAAAACACAATTTGGCTATCACCTTTTGATTGTAAATAGCCGCGGTTGATTTTACTGTTTTGAATATAAAAAAAGCGCAACTCATTTGAGTTGTGCTTTTTTTTTGCACGGAAGGATTCTCTTTCCTGCGTCCTGATGATGTGCCGCAAATTTTACATCTCTTGCAGTACTTCAATCCCCAGTAAATCCAGACCCGTCTGCATGGTTTTTGCTGCGGCCTGGCAAAGGGCTAAGCGGCTGCTGCGGATCTCACCCTCGGCTTTAAGTACCGGGCAGGCGTCGTAAAAGCGTGAGAAGCGGGTGGCAAGGGTGTACAGATAGCTGCATAAAACATGCGGGCAGGTGTCGCTTGCGGCTTGTTGCAAGATATCTGGGAATTGCACCAGGGTAAGCGCAAGTGCGTGCTCGGCTGGCTCGATTAAATCGATTTTGGCGTTGGCATCAACTGTTCCAGCCTGACGGAAGATGCTGGCGATACGGGTGTAAGCATATTGCAGATACGGCGCGGTATTGCCTTCAAAGCTCAGCATGCTGTTCCAATCGAATACATAATCACTGGTGCGATGCTTGGATAGATCAGAGTATTTCACTGCCGCAATGCCGACCGCATGGGCGATATGCTTACGAGTGGCTTCGTCCATCGTCGGATTTTTGCTGCTCACCAGATCAAAAGCACGGCTTTCTGCTTCGGTGAGTAAATCCACCAGCTTGATCAGCTCGCCACTGCGGGTTTTAAACGGCTTGCCGTCGTCGCCCATCATGGTGCCGAAGGCGACGTGTTCCAAATGCGTGTCGGCCGGTACAAAGCCTGCTTTGCGGGCCACGGTAAACAGCTGCTGAAAATGCAGGCCCTGACGGGCATCAACCACATACAGAATGCGGCTGGCACCCAGCACGCCGGTGCGATAGCGCGCGGTGGCTAAGTCAGAGGTGGAGTAAAGAAAACCACCGCCTTGTTTTTGTACAATAAAGGCTGCCGCATCGCCGTCTTTATTACGGAATTCATCCAGGAATACGACTTGTGCACCCTGACTCTCGACGAGTAAGCCTTGGGCACGTAGATCATTGATCACCACTGGCAAATCGTCGTTATACGAGGATTCACCTTTTACATCTGCACGGGTCAGCAACAGGCCTAGTTTTTGGTAAACATCTTCGCAATGCTGCATGGAAATATTCAGGAAGCGTTGCCATAGTTCGCGCACCTGAGCGTCGCCCGATTGTAGTTTTACTACATATTCACGGGACAAATCGGCAAAGGCAGGATCGGCATCAAAGCGTACTTTGGCAGCGCGGTAAAAGCTTTCCAGATCACCCAGCGCTAGTTCGTTATCCTGGTTTTCATTTTCCAGCATATAGGCAGTCAGCATGCCAAATTGCGTGCCCCAATCGCCAACGTGATTCTGGCGAATCACTTTATGGCCCAGATAGCTGTAAATACGTGTCAGCGAATCGCCAATAATGCTGGAGCGCAAATGGCCTACGTGCATTTCTTTGGCTAAATTGGGTGAGGAATAATCGATCACCACGGTTTCTGTTTGGGCGGCGCCCGTGCCCAGCCGGGCATCGGCCTGCTGGCTGCTTAGGGTTTGCGCCAGAAATTCATTACTAAGCGTGATATTAATAAAGCCGGGGCCTGCAATTTCCAGCTTATCAGCAATGCCTGCCAGATCAACACAGGCCAGCACTTGCTCCGCCAGGGCGCGTGGGTTGGTCTTTAGGGCCTTTGCAGCACCCATAATTCCATTAGCCTGGTAGTCACCAAATTCTGGTTTGGAGGCCACTTGAATATTAGGAGAGGCATCGGGAGCGCCAACCTGGGCCAGTGCAGCAGCAAAGCGGGAAGTGAGTAATTGGTAAACAGCCATGATAGAGACTCGGTATGAATTTAGCCTCTATTGTAATCGTAATCTAAAAGTTGGCGGACGTAGATGTCATGATTGCCACGATTTGATTTATTAAAATTTGTGACTGCTGGTGCGTGACTGGCGTTTTATTTCTTGTAAAAGATTTTATTGGGCGGCTTCGGTTTATTGCTTTTCGGTATTTTCGCGCACGCAGTAACCCGGTATCTGCAGGAAAAATACTTGGGAATGATGATTTAATCCGCCGTTTTTCAGGTGAATCGTCGTTTTGTCATTATCTGCTGATTCAGTGAAATGTATGTTTATTGAAATAATGGATTATGGTGATGATCAAGGCTTGGCAATGCTTGTTAAGGGCTCTATTCTTAAATTGAACAATAAGTTAGACCGGTTTGAGTTTGTGGTGTCGTCGCGTATGCAGTTGTTTGAACTCTGGGAAAAGAAATGGCACTG comes from Iodobacter ciconiae and encodes:
- the argS gene encoding arginine--tRNA ligase; translation: MAVYQLLTSRFAAALAQVGAPDASPNIQVASKPEFGDYQANGIMGAAKALKTNPRALAEQVLACVDLAGIADKLEIAGPGFINITLSNEFLAQTLSSQQADARLGTGAAQTETVVIDYSSPNLAKEMHVGHLRSSIIGDSLTRIYSYLGHKVIRQNHVGDWGTQFGMLTAYMLENENQDNELALGDLESFYRAAKVRFDADPAFADLSREYVVKLQSGDAQVRELWQRFLNISMQHCEDVYQKLGLLLTRADVKGESSYNDDLPVVINDLRAQGLLVESQGAQVVFLDEFRNKDGDAAAFIVQKQGGGFLYSTSDLATARYRTGVLGASRILYVVDARQGLHFQQLFTVARKAGFVPADTHLEHVAFGTMMGDDGKPFKTRSGELIKLVDLLTEAESRAFDLVSSKNPTMDEATRKHIAHAVGIAAVKYSDLSKHRTSDYVFDWNSMLSFEGNTAPYLQYAYTRIASIFRQAGTVDANAKIDLIEPAEHALALTLVQFPDILQQAASDTCPHVLCSYLYTLATRFSRFYDACPVLKAEGEIRSSRLALCQAAAKTMQTGLDLLGIEVLQEM
- a CDS encoding YkgJ family cysteine cluster protein; translated protein: MARLPRKSVAEQTHALENLSCPHLADKGCTVYLERPLICRLFGTTPALACPHGKQPEMMIDKAIEQQIYQFFKETRQVLV
- a CDS encoding peptidylprolyl isomerase; translated protein: MVQATASHLLVSSEAKCEELKQEILAGADFAAVAKKHSSCPSSAQGGDLGSFGPGMMVPEFDKVVFSAPLNEVQGPVKTQFGYHLLIVNSRG